Proteins from one Clostridium cellulovorans 743B genomic window:
- a CDS encoding MBL fold metallo-hydrolase, with amino-acid sequence MYTESFLLREISDNTYLIDDNGMATAYLIIGKDKALLIDTGMGFNNLYSVVKGITELPLVVVNTHGHCDHVWGNYQFEEAYISDKDKVLYDEAYSIDIRKSSMEMFKDMIPSNVTSEDIEKWINVASCKILSIKQGDLIDLGDRVLQVIETPGHTKGSIVLLDEKEKILFAGDSIIGRLWMHLEESISLKNYLKSIEGLKVYCNKFEKIYHGHTKYNEEPYDVSFVEEVIRDVSTIIEGKCVGTYLKDISGECLVCDFEHWSVWYKFKKNN; translated from the coding sequence ATGTATACAGAATCATTTTTGTTAAGAGAAATTTCAGATAATACTTATTTAATTGATGATAATGGAATGGCTACAGCTTATTTAATTATAGGAAAAGATAAGGCGTTATTAATCGATACTGGCATGGGGTTTAACAATTTATATTCGGTAGTGAAAGGCATAACAGAACTACCATTAGTTGTTGTAAACACTCATGGCCATTGTGATCATGTTTGGGGAAATTATCAGTTTGAAGAAGCTTATATATCAGATAAAGATAAAGTTTTATATGATGAAGCTTATTCAATAGATATAAGGAAAAGTTCCATGGAAATGTTTAAAGATATGATTCCGTCAAATGTTACTTCAGAAGATATTGAGAAATGGATTAATGTTGCTTCTTGCAAGATATTATCTATAAAACAAGGTGACTTAATAGATCTAGGGGATAGGGTATTGCAAGTTATCGAAACACCTGGACATACAAAAGGAAGCATCGTTTTGTTAGATGAAAAAGAAAAAATACTATTTGCGGGAGATAGTATAATAGGAAGACTATGGATGCATTTGGAGGAATCTATATCTCTAAAGAATTATCTTAAAAGTATAGAAGGATTGAAAGTATATTGCAATAAGTTTGAAAAAATATATCATGGACATACGAAATATAATGAGGAGCCTTATGATGTATCTTTTGTAGAAGAGGTTATAAGAGATGTCTCAACTATTATTGAAGGAAAATGTGTTGGTACTTATTTAAAGGATATATCAGGAGAATGCTTAGTATGTGACTTTGAGCATTGGAGTGTGTGGTATAAATTCAAGAAGAATAATTGA
- a CDS encoding right-handed parallel beta-helix repeat-containing protein: MKTLLKKFLFASLVMCGSFLAASATANAAEYYMAPNGNDNNPGTLSAPFASIAKAQSVASSGDTVMLLGGVYKNFSIGASDSNYNYVNNITKSGITYRAYTSKNVPIFDFSNITPTKRVAAFRIASGVSNVTFLSIQVTGVKVGTQKQSECFRIEGNATFNQVVCHDTEANGFYFVNHGTGTCIKCDAYNNIGPTSSSIGNTDGFGAHGDGVTFQYCRSWHNSDDGYDCLTSRGSNTFDHCWAYNMTAGGDSNGFKIGGYGTGTPPSTIPVHTVKYCLSANNAAHGFYANHQPGQSATWTYNTAYNNAAGNFDMLERVSPTNATDIPGTREIVHNNIAFTRAAIINSNLPAANVSNNSWNKSGVTVSSADFQSLDATQMTKARGTNGVLPTITFMHLTDSSDLKGLGCF, from the coding sequence ATGAAAACTTTATTAAAAAAATTTTTATTTGCATCTTTAGTTATGTGCGGAAGTTTTTTAGCTGCATCAGCAACTGCAAATGCAGCAGAATATTATATGGCTCCAAATGGTAATGACAACAATCCTGGAACTCTAAGTGCTCCATTTGCTAGTATAGCTAAAGCTCAATCAGTCGCTTCATCTGGTGATACAGTTATGCTCTTAGGCGGAGTTTATAAAAACTTTTCTATAGGTGCTTCAGATAGCAACTACAATTACGTAAATAACATAACTAAAAGTGGAATTACTTATAGAGCTTATACCTCAAAGAATGTGCCAATTTTTGATTTTTCAAATATAACTCCAACTAAACGTGTCGCAGCATTCCGTATAGCTAGTGGAGTATCTAACGTTACTTTCTTATCAATACAAGTAACAGGAGTAAAGGTCGGTACTCAGAAACAATCTGAGTGCTTCAGAATTGAAGGAAATGCTACATTTAATCAAGTTGTATGCCACGATACAGAAGCTAACGGTTTTTACTTTGTTAACCATGGCACTGGAACTTGTATCAAATGTGATGCTTACAATAATATAGGACCAACATCAAGTTCAATTGGAAACACAGACGGTTTTGGTGCTCATGGTGATGGAGTTACCTTCCAGTATTGCCGTTCATGGCATAATAGTGATGACGGATATGATTGCTTAACTTCAAGAGGTTCGAATACTTTTGATCATTGCTGGGCTTATAACATGACTGCTGGTGGAGATTCTAACGGCTTTAAAATTGGTGGATACGGAACTGGAACACCACCTAGCACAATACCAGTTCACACAGTTAAATATTGCTTATCAGCTAATAACGCAGCTCATGGCTTCTATGCTAATCACCAACCTGGACAATCTGCAACCTGGACATATAACACTGCCTACAACAATGCTGCTGGAAACTTTGATATGTTAGAGCGTGTAAGTCCAACTAATGCTACTGATATTCCAGGAACAAGAGAAATAGTGCATAATAATATTGCCTTTACAAGAGCAGCAATAATAAATTCTAACTTACCAGCTGCAAATGTAAGCAATAACTCTTGGAATAAATCAGGTGTCACTGTATCATCTGCAGATTTCCAAAGTTTAGATGCGACTCAAATGACTAAAGCTAGAGGAACTAATGGTGTATTGCCAACAATCACCTTTATGCATTTAACTGATAGCAGTGATCTTAAAGGACTTGGTTGTTTCTAA
- a CDS encoding Lrp/AsnC family transcriptional regulator, producing the protein MLDQTDIQILNLLKENARLQWREIGELVHLTGQAVSNRIKRMEQAGILQGYTIKINSSSLCKTAFITVFMKTLDHPAFIKFVKATESVLDCDRISGEGCYLLKVNFVDDDDLMGLLSKLLTFGNYRVNISIGKVK; encoded by the coding sequence ATGCTTGATCAAACAGATATTCAAATTTTAAACCTACTAAAAGAAAATGCTCGTCTTCAATGGCGTGAAATTGGAGAATTAGTTCATTTAACAGGCCAAGCAGTATCAAATCGCATAAAAAGGATGGAGCAAGCAGGAATTCTTCAAGGATATACAATAAAAATTAATTCCTCTAGCCTTTGCAAAACAGCCTTTATTACTGTATTTATGAAAACCTTAGATCATCCAGCTTTCATAAAATTCGTAAAAGCTACTGAATCCGTATTAGATTGTGACCGTATCAGTGGAGAAGGTTGTTATTTATTAAAAGTAAACTTTGTTGATGACGATGACCTTATGGGTTTACTAAGTAAACTTTTAACGTTTGGGAACTACCGCGTAAATATATCTATAGGTAAGGTGAAATAG
- a CDS encoding flavodoxin family protein, with translation MAFKVLGVTTGRKDSNSEILLKEALLACQEQGTEVTMINLRDYNIVDCTGCTACTHGMSNGKYVGCTLDKKDDKKAIMDVMLNQDAVILSAPTYDLMPTATYLKFMHRNLSYESSFLEAIGAVEHKHRVGALIAVGGSTRSWQSMALECMQATCFTNDFKIIDMFLATRVPAPKQCLLHENMIKRAHKIGENIMTSLNTPVKKRSWLGDENMGWCPNCHSNALVLGEVQWDGLHFPIECQVCGAGGDLEKTEDGKWKFVIAENGLCRDRTSVEGREHHLREIMHTQGGFYTEENLAKVKENFIKYNDLKFPTIEIPRD, from the coding sequence ATGGCTTTTAAAGTATTAGGCGTTACAACTGGAAGAAAAGATTCTAATTCTGAAATTTTATTAAAAGAAGCACTTTTAGCTTGTCAGGAGCAAGGTACAGAAGTAACAATGATTAACCTAAGAGATTATAACATCGTTGATTGTACAGGTTGTACTGCCTGTACCCACGGAATGTCTAATGGTAAATATGTTGGTTGTACCTTAGACAAAAAAGATGATAAAAAAGCAATTATGGATGTTATGTTAAATCAAGATGCTGTTATTTTATCAGCCCCTACTTATGATTTAATGCCAACCGCCACCTATTTAAAGTTCATGCATAGAAACTTAAGCTATGAATCTTCTTTTTTAGAAGCAATTGGAGCCGTTGAACATAAACATAGAGTTGGTGCGTTAATTGCCGTTGGCGGTTCTACTAGATCTTGGCAATCTATGGCTTTAGAATGTATGCAGGCAACTTGCTTCACAAATGACTTCAAAATTATTGATATGTTCTTGGCTACCCGCGTGCCAGCGCCAAAGCAATGTTTACTTCATGAGAATATGATTAAACGTGCTCATAAGATTGGTGAAAATATAATGACATCCTTGAATACTCCTGTTAAGAAAAGAAGCTGGCTAGGTGATGAAAATATGGGTTGGTGTCCAAATTGTCATTCTAATGCTTTGGTTTTAGGAGAAGTTCAATGGGATGGACTTCATTTCCCAATTGAATGTCAAGTTTGTGGGGCAGGCGGCGACCTTGAAAAAACAGAAGATGGTAAATGGAAATTTGTTATTGCTGAAAATGGATTATGCCGTGATCGTACTAGTGTTGAAGGAAGAGAACATCATCTAAGAGAAATTATGCATACACAAGGTGGTTTCTACACCGAAGAAAACCTAGCAAAGGTTAAAGAGAATTTTATCAAATATAATGATTTAAAATTTCCTACAATCGAAATACCTAGAGATTAA
- a CDS encoding DUF2798 domain-containing protein → MGKNKRENFIFTLICCTLMVLGMDAYNVLLRNGVTTSFLKDVLIGFVPVFCIALFIDWFFVGKVAKSFVSKLVTAESPLIKKILLTSFFMVCGMCFSMSLITSIIHQGISTDFLINFVQALSKNFLFALPLQLVIVGPIARAIFFKLYPVV, encoded by the coding sequence ATGGGAAAAAATAAAAGAGAAAACTTCATATTTACACTTATATGCTGCACATTAATGGTATTGGGAATGGATGCATATAATGTGTTACTTAGAAACGGCGTTACTACTTCTTTTTTAAAGGATGTACTTATAGGGTTTGTACCTGTATTTTGCATTGCATTATTTATTGATTGGTTTTTCGTTGGAAAAGTTGCTAAATCTTTCGTATCAAAGCTAGTAACCGCTGAGTCTCCACTTATCAAAAAAATCTTACTTACATCATTCTTTATGGTATGTGGCATGTGCTTTTCTATGTCTTTGATTACTTCAATAATCCATCAAGGCATATCCACAGATTTTCTAATAAATTTTGTACAAGCTTTATCTAAAAATTTTTTATTTGCTCTACCTCTTCAACTAGTTATTGTTGGTCCAATCGCAAGGGCTATATTTTTTAAGCTATATCCTGTTGTTTAA
- a CDS encoding PucR family transcriptional regulator, with translation MINLKAIVDFIKDKYKSRVFGEYDEDYIIDQVHILNEDTEIFQNGLYLTAKANLELLYGKKNILLVVNKVNESIDVLQVETESSIEKVHSGICKFIFTEYKLYAKKFNIYNSLYTFNDMNKTLNIAESYLENPIFILDTSYRIINRSNVANFIKEDILNYKDEYYLVTDIVNTMKKDRCIDNIYSFNKSFFHYSDKSLIFSGIRINNVTAAYICVVQKQRQFVEEDLEITNALTQVLSIQIERDNLFVSSSGLEEEYYLMDLLTNRIDNVIHIKERLENIEFKVRKSIQLIAIPFSQTYQEYRHSFGLKQLINIAKNILNNCIFTFYEEKIIFMVSTEEKDILAKNNKAKFIEFLKLNNLKAGVSLRFENILDTKEFYNQAIHALEFSERLKSQGYIFHFEDYLEYYIFHLCENIDNDVHRVDINTLIHPYIKELEDIDKENNGELLKTLVAYLECNRNANDTAKKLNIHCSTFFYRFHKIEDMLNISLNDGDILFKLELSSKILKYKGSF, from the coding sequence TTGATTAATTTAAAAGCAATAGTTGACTTTATTAAAGATAAATATAAGAGTAGAGTTTTTGGAGAATATGATGAGGATTATATTATTGATCAAGTTCATATTTTGAACGAGGATACTGAAATTTTTCAGAATGGATTATATCTAACAGCAAAGGCTAATTTGGAACTGTTATATGGAAAGAAGAATATTTTATTGGTTGTTAACAAGGTAAACGAGAGTATAGATGTGTTACAGGTAGAAACAGAAAGTAGTATCGAGAAAGTCCATAGTGGTATTTGTAAATTTATTTTTACGGAATATAAGCTGTATGCGAAAAAATTTAATATCTATAACAGCTTATACACTTTTAATGACATGAATAAAACTTTAAATATAGCTGAGAGTTACTTGGAAAATCCTATTTTTATTTTAGATACAAGTTATCGTATTATTAATCGTTCTAATGTTGCTAATTTTATTAAAGAGGATATTTTAAACTACAAAGATGAATATTATTTAGTAACTGATATTGTTAACACCATGAAGAAAGATAGATGTATCGATAACATTTATAGTTTCAACAAATCATTTTTTCACTATTCTGATAAAAGTCTTATATTTTCTGGCATACGAATTAATAATGTCACTGCAGCATATATATGCGTAGTTCAAAAGCAACGACAATTTGTCGAAGAGGATTTAGAAATAACCAATGCTTTAACTCAAGTTCTTTCTATACAAATAGAACGGGATAATTTGTTTGTTAGTAGTTCTGGGTTAGAGGAAGAATATTATCTAATGGACTTGCTTACTAATAGAATTGATAATGTTATACATATAAAAGAGCGGTTAGAAAACATAGAATTTAAGGTGAGAAAAAGTATTCAATTAATAGCGATACCTTTCTCTCAAACCTATCAAGAGTATAGGCATAGTTTTGGACTAAAGCAGTTAATCAATATTGCTAAAAATATACTTAACAATTGTATTTTTACGTTCTATGAAGAAAAAATTATTTTTATGGTCAGTACAGAAGAAAAGGATATACTAGCTAAAAATAATAAAGCTAAATTTATAGAATTTCTAAAACTTAACAATCTAAAAGCTGGAGTTAGTCTAAGATTCGAAAATATCCTTGATACAAAAGAGTTCTACAACCAAGCAATCCATGCATTAGAGTTTTCAGAGAGATTAAAGAGCCAAGGTTATATATTTCATTTTGAGGACTATTTAGAATATTATATATTTCATTTATGTGAAAACATAGATAATGATGTTCATAGGGTTGATATTAATACATTGATTCATCCATATATTAAAGAACTTGAGGATATCGATAAGGAAAATAACGGAGAATTATTAAAAACATTAGTTGCATATTTAGAATGCAATAGAAATGCAAATGATACAGCTAAAAAATTAAATATACACTGCAGTACATTTTTTTATCGATTTCATAAAATTGAAGATATGTTGAATATATCTTTAAACGATGGTGATATCCTATTTAAGCTAGAGTTGTCTTCAAAAATTTTAAAATATAAAGGTTCTTTCTAA
- a CDS encoding flavodoxin family protein: MKTLIFNGSPRKNGDTQAMINEFRKHINGEVKIIDAYYANIKPCTDCRYCHHSEGCSKKDDMQEVYDYILECDNIIIASPLYFSELSGQLLAVMSRLQTYWCARFFRYVNPIEKKKKGGILLAGGGDGHMEKAIETAECLLHKMNAVSVGAVCSHNTENVSPKEDRNAIENIKKIAMQLNYDYINKTIKR; encoded by the coding sequence ATGAAAACTTTAATTTTTAATGGTTCCCCAAGAAAAAATGGAGATACACAGGCTATGATCAATGAGTTTAGAAAGCATATAAATGGAGAAGTAAAAATAATTGATGCTTATTATGCTAATATTAAACCTTGTACAGATTGTAGATACTGCCATCATAGTGAAGGGTGTTCGAAAAAAGATGATATGCAAGAGGTTTATGATTACATATTAGAGTGTGACAATATTATCATAGCATCACCATTGTATTTTTCAGAGTTATCAGGTCAACTATTGGCAGTAATGAGCAGATTGCAGACTTATTGGTGTGCAAGGTTTTTTAGATATGTAAATCCTATTGAGAAAAAGAAAAAAGGTGGAATACTTTTAGCTGGTGGTGGTGATGGGCATATGGAAAAAGCAATAGAAACAGCAGAATGTTTATTGCATAAAATGAATGCAGTATCTGTTGGGGCAGTGTGTTCTCATAATACAGAAAACGTATCTCCCAAAGAGGATAGAAATGCTATAGAAAATATAAAAAAGATAGCAATGCAATTGAATTATGATTATATAAATAAAACAATTAAACGTTAG
- a CDS encoding formylglycine-generating enzyme family protein → MSNSKTITLSNGIKLDFVLINPGSFTMGSNEEFGDGDEGPKHKVTITEAFYLGKFEVTQEQWLELMGSNPSEFVDLKKPVDNVSWDDCKTFLQKLAEKTGENFSLPTEAQWEYACRAGTDSLWTFGDTAEEIGNYAWLDINSAGTTHEVGTKKPNPWGLYDMYGNIQEWCEDLYTDKYSETDTTDPIGPSSGDSRVIRGGAWGDISDSVRSSYRNCSGATNKTNGTGFRCVLIID, encoded by the coding sequence TTGTCAAATAGTAAAACTATTACTCTAAGCAACGGTATAAAATTAGATTTTGTTCTTATTAACCCAGGATCTTTTACTATGGGATCAAACGAGGAATTCGGTGATGGTGATGAAGGTCCAAAACATAAAGTGACCATTACTGAAGCTTTTTATCTAGGGAAATTTGAGGTAACTCAAGAACAGTGGCTTGAACTTATGGGTAGCAATCCAAGTGAATTTGTGGACTTAAAAAAGCCTGTAGATAATGTTAGTTGGGATGACTGCAAAACTTTTCTGCAAAAACTTGCAGAAAAAACTGGTGAAAATTTTTCACTACCAACGGAAGCTCAATGGGAATACGCTTGCCGAGCAGGTACTGACAGTTTGTGGACTTTTGGGGATACAGCCGAAGAAATAGGTAATTATGCATGGCTTGATATCAACTCAGCTGGGACTACCCATGAAGTAGGAACTAAAAAACCTAATCCCTGGGGGCTCTATGATATGTACGGAAATATCCAAGAGTGGTGTGAAGACCTATATACAGACAAATATTCAGAAACTGATACTACAGATCCTATAGGTCCAAGCTCTGGTGATTCTCGTGTCATCCGTGGCGGTGCTTGGGGTGATATTTCAGATAGTGTACGCTCTTCTTATCGAAATTGTAGTGGCGCTACTAATAAAACTAACGGTACTGGTTTTAGATGTGTTTTGATTATTGATTAG
- a CDS encoding MarR family winged helix-turn-helix transcriptional regulator yields MNDYLNDLNLIDLISEKHKRLRKEVIKLWLEKKGEEITDTESHLLAMLEIKSMTVAETARKIDLSRQAVHKCAKKLINQGYIMMKCIEGNNRDKLIVLTEKGHEYCSEMLIIKRYIEEEVAKEIGHESVAMMKALLRKDWIR; encoded by the coding sequence ATGAATGATTACTTAAATGACTTAAATTTAATAGATTTAATAAGTGAAAAACATAAAAGACTTCGTAAAGAGGTAATTAAGCTTTGGTTAGAAAAGAAAGGAGAAGAAATAACGGATACTGAATCACATCTACTAGCAATGTTGGAAATAAAAAGTATGACAGTAGCTGAAACTGCGAGGAAGATAGATTTATCACGTCAGGCAGTTCATAAGTGTGCAAAAAAATTAATAAATCAAGGTTATATTATGATGAAGTGTATCGAAGGAAATAATCGTGATAAGCTAATAGTTTTAACTGAAAAAGGGCATGAATACTGTAGTGAGATGTTAATAATTAAAAGATATATAGAAGAAGAAGTTGCCAAAGAAATAGGTCATGAAAGTGTTGCTATGATGAAAGCTCTTTTAAGAAAGGACTGGATTAGGTAA
- a CDS encoding MBL fold metallo-hydrolase: MKVQLIRHATLKLNINNKTILVDPILASKGEMTPVPGVKNQNNNPLVELPIDASVVAKADAMLLTHIHRDHFDETAIKLIDKDIAIFCQPEDKAKIGENGFNFVNAIDQGYSWNDISFNRTGGQHGTGQIGKLMGTVSGYVITAKNESSVYITGDTIWCKEVEEALENYKPEVIISFAGSAQFSDGGDPITMNKEHILQICRKSPTSKVIVVHMEAWNHCMLTRKGLKEFLHESKVLDRVYIPEDGEIIDL, encoded by the coding sequence ATGAAAGTTCAACTTATACGTCATGCGACATTAAAATTAAATATAAATAACAAAACAATTTTAGTTGACCCAATACTTGCTTCAAAAGGGGAAATGACTCCTGTGCCGGGTGTTAAAAATCAAAACAATAATCCTTTGGTAGAGTTACCTATAGATGCTAGTGTTGTTGCAAAGGCAGATGCAATGCTCTTAACACATATTCATAGGGATCATTTTGATGAAACTGCAATAAAGTTAATAGATAAAGATATAGCAATATTCTGCCAACCGGAGGATAAGGCTAAAATAGGGGAGAATGGATTTAACTTTGTTAATGCTATTGATCAGGGCTATAGTTGGAATGATATCAGTTTTAATAGGACTGGTGGACAGCATGGAACAGGTCAAATTGGAAAGCTTATGGGTACTGTATCTGGATATGTTATAACAGCTAAAAATGAGTCTTCAGTTTATATTACTGGTGATACAATTTGGTGTAAAGAGGTAGAGGAAGCTTTAGAAAATTATAAACCAGAGGTAATAATAAGTTTTGCTGGTTCTGCACAATTTTCTGATGGTGGTGATCCTATTACTATGAATAAAGAGCATATACTTCAGATTTGTAGAAAGTCACCTACATCAAAAGTTATTGTTGTCCATATGGAAGCTTGGAATCATTGTATGCTTACAAGAAAAGGACTAAAGGAATTTTTGCATGAAAGCAAAGTTTTAGATCGAGTTTATATTCCAGAGGATGGAGAGATTATAGATTTATGA
- a CDS encoding GNAT family N-acetyltransferase, whose amino-acid sequence MAIIEAKKYELSLGEVTLESAKGEDAALLILFIKKADSETDFLLRESDEFNISYENEKKFIDDKRKNENELFITAKIDGEVVGTLGFAGSSFRRGKHKGQFGIVVLREYWGYGIGSKMLNLLIEWADNVGLVKIALEVDADNERAIKIYKKFGFEVEGILKYNKHMGQGVYKDSILMARINHGKFK is encoded by the coding sequence ATGGCGATAATTGAAGCAAAGAAATATGAATTGAGCCTAGGAGAAGTAACATTAGAATCAGCTAAGGGTGAAGACGCTGCTTTGTTAATACTGTTTATCAAAAAGGCTGATAGTGAAACTGACTTTTTACTTAGAGAATCAGATGAGTTCAATATTTCTTATGAAAATGAAAAGAAGTTTATCGATGATAAGAGGAAAAATGAAAATGAACTTTTTATAACTGCAAAAATAGATGGAGAAGTTGTTGGAACATTGGGTTTTGCAGGTAGTTCATTTAGACGAGGTAAACATAAAGGGCAATTTGGAATAGTTGTGTTAAGAGAATATTGGGGCTACGGCATTGGTAGTAAGATGTTAAATTTATTAATAGAGTGGGCAGATAATGTTGGGTTAGTAAAAATAGCCTTGGAAGTGGATGCAGATAATGAAAGAGCCATTAAGATATACAAAAAATTTGGCTTTGAAGTAGAAGGAATATTAAAATATAATAAGCATATGGGACAAGGCGTTTATAAAGATTCTATCCTCATGGCAAGGATCAATCATGGTAAATTTAAATAA
- a CDS encoding MerR family transcriptional regulator has protein sequence MELKTISEVSKTFNISTRTLRYYEQIGLIDSTKKEGYSYRVYDEKAILSLQQVLILRKLRIPLKQIRDILSSEDAIMAIEVFKQNINQLTDEISALTTIREILNSLVEKLQLQGKLRLKLDLLSDDSILNIVSSLTLQKSNLKEERSMEELNKATESLSTLKNVRIIHLPPYTVASSHYIGENPEENAGNQLEKFLKDSNLYNIKPDARVFGFNHPNPSSERQYYGYELWVTIPEDMEVPAPLKKKHFEGGMYAAHSIIFPNFHEWEWVSNWVNINNPKYEANYAVDGEQCMGGLLEEHLNHVYNSNFDWPKDREQQIDLLFPIKFKTQE, from the coding sequence ATGGAATTAAAAACAATTAGCGAAGTATCGAAGACTTTTAATATATCTACAAGAACGCTGAGGTACTATGAACAAATAGGACTTATAGATAGCACGAAAAAAGAGGGGTACTCTTATCGGGTCTATGATGAAAAGGCGATACTGTCTCTTCAACAAGTTCTAATTTTGAGAAAGTTGCGAATTCCCTTAAAGCAAATTAGAGATATACTCAGTAGCGAAGATGCTATTATGGCTATTGAAGTCTTTAAGCAGAATATAAATCAGTTGACGGATGAGATATCAGCATTGACAACAATTAGAGAAATACTAAATAGTCTTGTTGAGAAACTTCAGTTGCAAGGAAAACTCAGACTAAAATTAGATTTGCTTAGTGATGATTCCATACTTAACATAGTATCCTCCTTAACTCTACAAAAAAGCAACCTTAAGGAGGAACGGTCAATGGAAGAATTAAATAAGGCGACAGAAAGTTTGTCGACACTAAAGAATGTTAGGATTATTCATTTACCACCATATACAGTAGCATCAAGTCACTATATTGGGGAAAATCCTGAAGAAAATGCCGGCAACCAGCTAGAGAAGTTTCTAAAGGACAGCAATTTGTATAATATCAAACCAGATGCTCGTGTATTTGGATTCAATCATCCAAACCCATCAAGTGAAAGACAATATTATGGATATGAATTATGGGTAACGATTCCTGAGGATATGGAAGTACCTGCACCACTTAAAAAGAAGCATTTTGAAGGCGGAATGTATGCAGCTCATTCGATTATTTTTCCCAATTTTCATGAGTGGGAATGGGTATCTAACTGGGTGAATATAAATAATCCTAAATATGAAGCTAATTATGCTGTTGATGGAGAACAATGTATGGGTGGATTACTTGAAGAACATTTAAATCATGTATATAACTCAAATTTTGATTGGCCAAAAGACAGGGAACAGCAAATAGATTTATTGTTCCCAATAAAATTCAAGACACAAGAATAG